The following proteins are encoded in a genomic region of Glycine max cultivar Williams 82 chromosome 18, Glycine_max_v4.0, whole genome shotgun sequence:
- the LOC121172722 gene encoding phosphatidylinositol/phosphatidylcholine transfer protein SFH9, with amino-acid sequence MRDSAPTGNVLEPLNAAREVVGDVDSISDSNNNYLRRLQEKPIPYIISILAQIAVKLLTCIYVVFAALGKCFVVRSVDNQPRSHEKTKSAQSNSEEQLMTPAIKEPLWQRIQNLEAVVTEMANKPNTIPPEKEDILQESLSRIKCIEYDLQKTKKALLATASKQVELAESLESLKESKFDGRNSCWPKNRSYAPGR; translated from the exons ATGAGAGACTCTGCACCTACCGGCAATGTACTTGAGCCTTTAAATGCTGCCAGAGAAGTTGTTGGGGATGTTGATTCAATAA GTGATTCAAACAACAATTATCTCAGAAGACTACAGGAGAAGCCAATTCCATATATTATAAGTATTTTGGCTCAAATCGCAGTCAAATTGTTAACTTGTATTTATGTAGTATTTGCGGCATTGGGGAAATGTTTTGTGGTTCGCTCTGTAGACAACCAACCAAGAAGCCATGAGAAAACCAAATCGGCTCAATCCAATTCCGAGGAACAATTAATGACTCCGGCGATAAAAGAGCCACTTTGGCAAAGAATTCAGAATTTAGAGGCAGTGGTAACTGAGATGGCTAATAAACCTAATACAATTCCTCCTGAAAAAGAGGATATTCTTCAAGAGTCATTGAGTCGCATAAAATGTATAGAATATGACTTGCAAAAAACAAAGAAG GCCCTGCTAGCCACTGCTTCAAAGCAAGTTGAGCTTGCCGAGTCATTGGAAAGCTTAAAGGAGAGTAAATTTGAC GGAAGAAATTCATGTTGGCCTAAAAATAGAAGTTATGCCCCAGGAAGATGA
- the LOC121173952 gene encoding uncharacterized protein, producing the protein MGDFVEGRWEWKLSWRRDFFDHEIHLAADFLAEIDSTHIHQSSRDFLCWKPDTNGIFSTKSAYKVLQESHHSDSEDNVLKSMWKLKIPPKVSAFSWRFFKNRLPTRDNLRKRQVTMSSYSCPLCDHEEESIYHLMFNYEKTRSLWWETMRWVNRVGPHSIDPKNHFLQFTQWNSKARTNKRWEFLWLTLSFSIWYHRNAMLFKNQPFTPEKVMDDALFHTWSWLKCVEKDFNMHFTFWSTNLKDVFS; encoded by the coding sequence ATGGGAGATTTTGTGGAGggtaggtgggaatggaagttaTCATGGAGAAGGGACTTTTTTGATCATGAAATTCACTTGGCAGCTGATTTCCTAGCTGAGATCGATTCTACTCACATTCACCAATCCAGCAGAGATTTCCTTTGCTGGAAGCCAGATACTAATGgaattttttcaacaaaatctgCCTACAAAGTGCTGCAGGAGTCTCACCATAGTGATAGTGAAGACAATGTTCTTAAAAGTATGTGGAAATTGAAAATTCCTCCAAAAGTGAGTGCTTTTTCTTggagatttttcaaaaatagacTTCCTACTAGGGACAATCTCAGAAAGAGACAGGTCACAATGTCGTCTTATAGCTGTCCTCTATGTGACCATGAAGAAGAATCGATTTATCATCTTATGTTCAACTATGAAAAGACTAGGAGTCTTTGGTGGGAGACAATGAGATGGGTTAATAGAGTGGGTCCTCATTCCATAGATCCAAAGAATCACTTTTTACAATTCACCCAGTGGAATAGCAAAGCTAGGACAAACAAAAGATGGGAATTTCTGTGGCTAACCCTGTCCTTCTCCATTTGGTATCATAGAAATGCCATGCTTTTCAAGAACCAGCCGTTCACTCCTGAAAAGGTCATGGATGATGCCTTGTTCCACACCTGGTCCTGGCTAAAATGTGTGGAGAAGGACTTCAATATGCATTTTACTTTCTGGTCAACCAATCTAAAGGATGTTTTTTCCTAG